From a single Fulvivirga ulvae genomic region:
- a CDS encoding glycosyltransferase has translation MTTEKKLTNDILATIVLYNTSLEQSQTFQSLSKSLLYSSDHLEILVYDNSRDKMYTGKKYNSWHIHYYHDPANSGVSKAFNHGGALAKTLGKKWLLLLDQDTLFPREAINIYANALKENMPGLLAPYLFFKRKLISPFSIKSGKGRIINYIHPGKYSLDQIMPVNSGLLINVEDFWSCGGYNESFPLDYSDFAFIERYRKICPDFKVINLECEHQFSGLDHAGDKQSALKRFEHFCNSTLRYKREVSPYLKSSKLIIRRALRLSIAYKSISFLKIAIMTISKK, from the coding sequence ATGACCACAGAAAAAAAACTTACTAATGACATACTGGCAACCATAGTCCTTTATAATACGTCCCTTGAGCAGTCACAGACATTCCAGTCACTTTCGAAGTCATTATTATATTCGTCAGACCATCTGGAAATTTTGGTTTACGATAATTCTCGTGATAAAATGTATACTGGGAAGAAATACAACTCATGGCATATCCACTATTACCACGATCCGGCAAACAGTGGTGTTAGCAAAGCATTTAATCATGGTGGAGCCCTAGCCAAAACACTCGGCAAAAAATGGCTGCTATTACTGGATCAGGATACACTTTTCCCTAGGGAGGCTATTAACATTTATGCTAATGCTCTAAAAGAAAATATGCCAGGTTTACTTGCTCCATATCTTTTTTTTAAACGAAAATTAATAAGCCCCTTTAGCATAAAATCGGGAAAGGGGAGAATAATAAATTATATACATCCCGGAAAATACTCTTTGGATCAAATTATGCCTGTCAATAGTGGGCTGCTTATAAATGTTGAGGATTTTTGGTCTTGTGGAGGCTATAATGAAAGCTTTCCTCTTGACTATAGCGACTTTGCTTTTATTGAAAGGTACAGAAAAATATGCCCTGATTTCAAAGTCATTAACCTCGAATGTGAACATCAATTTTCCGGTCTTGATCATGCAGGAGATAAACAATCTGCATTGAAGCGGTTTGAACATTTCTGCAACTCTACTTTAAGATATAAAAGAGAAGTAAGCCCTTATTTAAAAAGTAGTAAATTAATAATAAGAAGAGCCCTTAGGCTAAGTATCGCCTACAAATCAATAAGTTTTTTAAAAATAGCTATTATGACTATTAGCAAAAAATGA
- a CDS encoding class I SAM-dependent DNA methyltransferase, whose product MITAFDHIAATYDDDFTHGSIGALQRQKVWDYLEKALPDRPLSILELNCGTGEDAVHLAGQGHSVLATDLSEEMISVARAKAQKMGLTQQTTFIQCNISSIAQADFNSKFDLIFSNFGGLNCVDAMSLQNLSKVAARLLKPNGRFIGVIMPAFCVWESIYFLSKLQVKKAFRRTKRGPLMAPINKEQVETWYYTPTRIETMFRREFKLVGLRPVGFFLPPSYLGNFFRNKRRLLNKLDSMEDRVNAFSHLSNYSDHYLIDLELTKTTSE is encoded by the coding sequence ATGATAACTGCTTTTGACCATATTGCTGCCACTTATGATGATGACTTTACCCATGGCTCCATTGGAGCATTGCAGCGCCAGAAAGTATGGGATTACCTGGAGAAAGCCTTACCCGACAGGCCTTTATCAATCCTGGAGCTTAATTGTGGCACAGGAGAAGATGCCGTTCACCTGGCAGGACAAGGCCACAGTGTTTTGGCAACAGATCTGTCCGAAGAGATGATTTCAGTTGCCAGGGCTAAGGCTCAAAAAATGGGACTGACTCAACAGACTACCTTTATTCAGTGTAATATTAGCAGCATCGCACAGGCAGACTTTAATTCGAAATTTGACCTTATCTTCTCAAATTTTGGAGGACTCAATTGCGTAGATGCTATGAGTTTGCAAAACCTCAGCAAAGTTGCCGCGCGATTATTAAAACCAAATGGCAGGTTTATAGGGGTAATCATGCCGGCTTTTTGTGTTTGGGAAAGTATTTACTTCCTATCAAAGCTTCAAGTAAAAAAAGCTTTCCGAAGAACCAAAAGAGGCCCCTTGATGGCTCCCATTAATAAAGAGCAAGTTGAAACGTGGTATTACACTCCAACACGAATAGAAACTATGTTCCGAAGAGAGTTTAAACTTGTTGGATTGAGGCCGGTAGGTTTCTTTCTGCCGCCATCATACTTGGGAAATTTTTTCAGAAACAAACGGCGTCTGTTAAACAAGCTGGATTCAATGGAGGATAGAGTTAATGCTTTCTCCCATTTATCAAATTATTCAGATCATTATTTGATTGATCTGGAATTAACAAAAACCACTTCAGAATGA
- a CDS encoding glycosyltransferase family 2 protein, translated as MNLTASIVVYKNDLHILENTINSCLKSYHDIHLYVIDNSPEDHARVLCKDPRISYIFNGRNLGFGAAHNIALREVLHTSTYHIVVNPDVYFNEEVIPEMHKFMETNPDIGLSMPKVLYPNGALQHLCKLLPKPHNLIYRRFLSFYKAFEKYDHLYEMRFTGYDQVMDVPFLSGCFMFLRTASLKNTGLFDEKIFLYTEDIDLSRRIHRSYRTVFFPKVSIFHYHEKGSYKKLHLLLYNIQSAVNYFNKWGWFIDKERDQINKKILLNYLANDRF; from the coding sequence ATGAACCTCACAGCTTCCATCGTTGTATATAAGAATGATCTGCACATTCTAGAAAACACAATTAATAGTTGCCTGAAAAGCTATCATGACATTCATCTCTATGTCATAGATAACTCACCGGAAGATCATGCCAGAGTGCTTTGCAAGGATCCCCGAATAAGTTACATCTTTAATGGTAGAAACTTGGGATTTGGAGCTGCCCATAATATTGCATTAAGAGAGGTGCTGCACACATCAACGTATCATATTGTCGTTAACCCTGATGTGTATTTTAATGAAGAAGTTATTCCGGAAATGCACAAATTCATGGAGACCAATCCCGATATAGGTTTATCCATGCCCAAGGTGCTTTATCCTAATGGAGCTCTTCAGCATTTATGTAAATTACTCCCTAAGCCACACAACTTGATCTACAGACGTTTTTTGAGTTTTTATAAAGCTTTTGAAAAATATGATCACCTGTATGAGATGCGATTTACGGGTTATGATCAGGTAATGGACGTCCCTTTTCTTTCAGGGTGCTTCATGTTTCTCAGAACAGCCTCTCTGAAAAACACTGGCCTGTTTGACGAAAAGATATTCCTTTACACAGAAGACATAGATTTAAGCAGAAGAATACATCGGTCCTACCGTACAGTATTTTTCCCAAAAGTGTCAATCTTCCACTATCACGAAAAAGGATCCTACAAAAAACTACACCTGTTATTATACAACATTCAAAGTGCAGTTAACTATTTCAATAAATGGGGTTGGTTTATTGATAAGGAACGAGATCAGATTAACAAAAAAATACTATTAAACTACCTGGCAAATGATCGGTTTTAA
- a CDS encoding B12-binding domain-containing radical SAM protein yields MKVLLTHGYFLKEDEKEQAILKPYPPLGILYISAFLEQSGITTEVFDSTFSEKRLLKAHLIKEKPKYLAIYVNLMTKVNVLEIIRFVKNSDELSHTKVILGGPEVTYNTDGFLNHGADFLVIGEGEETMLELVTSLENQPEQIPMIDGIAYKDQEGNNRTTSKRTKIKGIDQLPMPNRQAIDLHKYLDLWKNAHGSNAISISTMRGCPYTCKWCSRAVYGLSYRRRSPVKVVDELEWIQKTYNPDTLWFVDDVFTVSHKWLEEFNSTLKERNLKIAYECITRADRMNEDVIRMMKESGCFRVWIGAESGSQKVIDLMDRRVDVQKVREMIILARKHGIEAGTFIMIGYPGETESDIEETIHHLKSSNPDHFTITVAYPIKGTELYQEVEALQTTELEWSTSSDRDIDFERTYSRDYYGHALRRVISEVHYFKNKESGNITAAAKFKIKSLLSKVGMKWEKMKYINHA; encoded by the coding sequence ATGAAAGTGCTGCTTACACATGGTTATTTCCTTAAAGAGGATGAAAAAGAGCAGGCCATTCTCAAGCCCTATCCTCCATTGGGCATCCTTTATATTTCTGCATTTCTCGAGCAGAGCGGTATAACGACTGAGGTTTTTGATTCAACATTTTCCGAAAAGCGTTTGCTAAAAGCCCATTTAATAAAGGAAAAGCCTAAATACCTGGCTATTTATGTTAACCTGATGACAAAGGTCAATGTGCTGGAGATCATTCGTTTTGTTAAAAACTCGGACGAGCTAAGCCACACTAAGGTTATTTTGGGCGGACCGGAAGTGACTTATAATACCGATGGTTTCCTGAATCACGGAGCTGATTTTTTGGTTATCGGAGAGGGGGAGGAAACCATGCTGGAACTGGTGACAAGCCTGGAGAACCAGCCGGAGCAAATTCCCATGATCGATGGGATCGCTTACAAGGATCAGGAGGGAAATAACCGTACGACCTCCAAGCGGACCAAAATAAAAGGTATAGACCAACTTCCCATGCCGAACAGGCAGGCTATTGACCTTCATAAATACCTCGATCTATGGAAAAATGCGCATGGATCAAATGCCATTTCCATTAGTACCATGCGCGGTTGTCCCTATACCTGCAAGTGGTGTAGCCGTGCGGTTTACGGGTTGAGTTACCGAAGACGATCCCCGGTAAAAGTTGTTGACGAACTTGAATGGATACAAAAGACCTATAATCCGGATACGCTTTGGTTTGTGGATGACGTTTTTACTGTCAGCCATAAATGGCTGGAAGAGTTCAATAGCACATTAAAAGAAAGAAATTTAAAGATCGCTTACGAGTGCATCACCCGTGCTGACAGGATGAATGAAGACGTGATCAGAATGATGAAGGAATCAGGGTGCTTTAGGGTTTGGATAGGTGCAGAAAGCGGCTCTCAAAAAGTCATCGATCTCATGGATCGCAGGGTGGATGTACAAAAGGTGCGTGAAATGATCATACTTGCCAGAAAGCATGGTATCGAAGCTGGTACATTTATCATGATCGGCTACCCCGGGGAAACCGAATCGGATATTGAAGAAACCATTCACCACCTAAAAAGCTCAAACCCTGACCATTTTACTATTACTGTTGCATACCCCATTAAGGGAACGGAGTTATACCAGGAAGTTGAGGCACTGCAAACAACAGAACTGGAATGGAGCACAAGCTCAGACAGAGATATAGATTTTGAAAGAACTTATTCCAGGGACTATTATGGCCACGCTTTGAGACGGGTCATCAGTGAAGTCCATTATTTCAAAAACAAGGAGTCCGGAAATATTACAGCCGCAGCAAAGTTCAAGATCAAATCGCTTTTATCCAAGGTTGGTATGAAATGGGAAAAAATGAAATATATAAACCATGCTTAA
- a CDS encoding B12-binding domain-containing radical SAM protein, with the protein MKKVLFTHSFFYKLDYKQWKFKQPYPPLGTLFAASLLRENNYSVSLFDTNLRDSPHEILEALEREMPEYLVIYDDGFNYLTKMCLTNMREAAFEMIEIAKGFGCTIVVSSSDASDHYEEYLDHGADFIVIGEAEMTLLELLNEIQKPTPLIETVVGLAFQNNSQTHLTGSRQVLRELDILPLPAWDLVNIDEYRQIWIEHHGYFSLNLATTRGCPYKCNWCAKPIYGNRYNTRSPERVVEEVELLITKHKPDHFWICDDIFGLKPGWIQSFRDLLKEKNLQIKYKIQSRVDLLLQEDTIDALAESGLETVWVGAESGSQKILDAMDKGTKVEQIGEATKLLQQNGIKVAFFLQFGYLGETKEDIKKTKDMVLNLMPDEIGISVSYPLPGTKFYDKVKLQLQDKANWTDSDDLDTMFSSSQDRDFYRKLPRYIHKLYRKKRGIMKFKELLRHPLRVNYKNLRPVLATLYYIPSIVMDKLRLRKYDSFRDDNCF; encoded by the coding sequence ATGAAAAAAGTACTTTTTACCCATTCATTCTTTTATAAACTTGATTACAAGCAATGGAAGTTCAAGCAGCCGTACCCTCCATTAGGGACTCTCTTTGCGGCTTCATTGTTACGCGAGAATAATTATTCAGTTTCCTTATTTGACACTAATCTCAGAGATTCTCCCCATGAAATACTTGAGGCATTGGAAAGGGAAATGCCCGAGTACCTTGTCATTTATGATGACGGCTTTAATTATCTTACCAAAATGTGCCTTACCAATATGCGTGAGGCTGCCTTTGAGATGATAGAAATCGCCAAAGGATTTGGTTGTACCATTGTAGTTTCCAGCTCCGATGCCTCTGATCACTATGAAGAATACCTTGATCATGGCGCTGATTTTATAGTAATCGGTGAGGCTGAAATGACTTTACTGGAACTGCTCAACGAAATTCAGAAGCCTACACCACTTATAGAAACTGTAGTGGGCTTAGCTTTTCAAAATAATAGCCAAACACATTTAACCGGTAGCCGGCAGGTTCTACGTGAACTCGATATTTTGCCTTTACCGGCTTGGGATCTCGTAAATATTGACGAGTACCGGCAAATATGGATAGAGCATCACGGCTATTTTTCCTTGAACCTTGCCACTACAAGAGGGTGTCCTTATAAGTGCAACTGGTGTGCTAAACCAATTTACGGGAACAGGTATAATACCAGGTCTCCGGAAAGAGTAGTAGAGGAAGTTGAGCTTCTAATAACGAAGCACAAGCCTGACCATTTTTGGATATGTGATGACATATTTGGTTTAAAACCAGGATGGATCCAAAGTTTCCGGGACTTACTAAAAGAGAAAAACCTGCAAATCAAGTATAAGATCCAATCACGTGTTGACCTGCTACTTCAGGAAGACACTATTGATGCCCTCGCTGAATCTGGTCTCGAAACTGTTTGGGTAGGTGCAGAATCTGGCTCTCAGAAAATACTTGATGCTATGGATAAAGGCACAAAGGTTGAACAAATTGGTGAAGCCACAAAGTTATTGCAGCAAAACGGCATTAAAGTCGCATTTTTCCTGCAATTCGGATATTTGGGAGAGACCAAAGAAGATATAAAAAAAACAAAAGACATGGTACTTAACCTGATGCCTGATGAAATTGGCATTTCAGTTTCTTACCCGCTACCGGGCACCAAATTTTATGACAAAGTAAAACTGCAATTGCAAGACAAGGCTAACTGGACTGACTCCGATGACCTTGACACCATGTTTTCCAGTAGTCAGGATAGGGATTTTTACAGGAAACTACCACGCTATATTCACAAGTTATACAGAAAGAAGCGTGGAATTATGAAATTCAAAGAACTGCTGCGGCATCCCCTAAGGGTAAATTATAAAAATTTAAGGCCTGTTTTAGCTACCTTGTATTATATACCGTCCATTGTGATGGATAAACTCAGGTTACGAAAATATGATTCTTTCCGGGATGATAACTGCTTTTGA
- a CDS encoding O-antigen ligase family protein: MIGFKNIHRQLFVVFTVLSVVTLPFSIKLCSISIALLTTNWLIEGNLRSKWKIIKHNRLIWVLSGFYILHAFGMLITEDMSSGLYDLEKKLSLFVLPIVMGTSERLSTKEMTTIFYTFIIACLIAVIVSLVFIILSGHNITDPEHLNFDFVNKDKFRDSFSGPAETWNLLSYVGFGSFLGIHPTYFSLYIAFAVILFVWRFKDLFQNYGYVIKILSTIVLLILLTALIFLSSRIVIFSFSSLCILLLGNYFFRKQKYLRGALYSCAFISIILLLIYINPVTYFRVIQEPLNTGFKYPSTDQHWNSWNLRLLQWKSSLKIIESNWLTGVGPGDSQQYLNQEYDKIGLGIFQSDFNAHNQYLQTTLDLGILGFSFLILSFFYPVIKSGNNQNTLFLSFLFLFGVCCLSESMLEVQKGVVFYSLFNSLLIFHVLPLKPEKYA; the protein is encoded by the coding sequence ATGATCGGTTTTAAAAATATACACCGACAGCTTTTTGTAGTCTTTACGGTGCTTTCCGTTGTTACTCTGCCATTCTCTATAAAGTTGTGCAGTATATCCATTGCTCTACTTACAACCAATTGGCTTATTGAAGGAAACCTAAGATCAAAATGGAAAATAATAAAGCATAACAGGTTGATATGGGTACTTTCCGGATTCTATATTCTCCACGCCTTCGGCATGTTGATCACCGAAGATATGAGTAGTGGTCTTTATGACCTTGAAAAAAAACTCTCACTTTTTGTCCTACCTATTGTAATGGGTACTTCTGAAAGATTGTCAACCAAAGAAATGACAACTATTTTTTACACCTTTATCATAGCGTGTCTAATCGCTGTCATTGTAAGTCTGGTATTTATAATTCTCTCAGGACATAATATTACTGACCCGGAACACCTGAACTTTGATTTCGTAAATAAGGATAAATTCCGGGATTCTTTTTCTGGCCCTGCCGAAACATGGAACCTGCTCTCATATGTAGGCTTTGGCTCTTTTCTTGGCATTCACCCAACCTACTTCTCTTTATATATCGCCTTTGCTGTCATACTTTTTGTTTGGCGATTCAAAGATCTCTTTCAAAACTATGGATATGTTATTAAGATACTTTCCACTATTGTATTGCTGATACTACTAACGGCACTGATTTTCCTTTCATCCAGAATAGTCATTTTCTCCTTCTCTTCCTTATGTATTTTACTGTTGGGAAATTATTTCTTTCGCAAGCAGAAGTATTTGCGCGGAGCTTTGTATTCCTGTGCTTTTATTTCAATTATACTTTTATTGATTTATATTAACCCCGTAACCTATTTCAGGGTTATTCAAGAACCACTTAACACTGGTTTCAAATACCCTTCTACTGATCAGCATTGGAACTCCTGGAACTTAAGATTACTACAATGGAAGTCTTCCCTTAAGATTATAGAGAGTAACTGGTTGACAGGAGTTGGCCCCGGGGATTCACAGCAATACCTAAACCAAGAATATGATAAAATTGGACTTGGCATATTTCAATCCGACTTCAATGCCCATAATCAATATTTACAAACGACCTTAGACCTAGGTATCCTTGGGTTCTCGTTTCTGATATTGTCATTTTTTTACCCGGTAATAAAATCTGGGAATAATCAAAACACTTTATTCCTGTCATTTCTATTTCTTTTTGGCGTGTGTTGTCTTTCAGAGTCAATGCTAGAAGTACAAAAAGGTGTGGTGTTTTATAGTCTTTTTAATTCACTACTGATTTTTCATGTTTTGCCCCTTAAACCAGAAAAGTATGCCTGA
- a CDS encoding nucleotidyltransferase domain-containing protein translates to MPEPAHTYNLSIESQLSDDLLKTLLYFDVFQYPLTKDELLFFCPAACEDAQVDLALVELIDKGMIYKFERFYSLHNAPALVERRLAGNNLATQRMKTAKRVSRLISWFPFVRSVMLSGSISKGYMDKGSDLDFFIVTAPGKLWITRMFLVLFKRIFLFNSHKNFCVNYFIDTENLEIEEQNLFTAIESVTLIPTYGENCYYEFWTANQWVQNYFPNSAPRETNTIRNGNALIKSFSERLFDNRLGNAIDQYFMNVTLKRWKQLFEKRFSKRDFEVAFKTKKYASKNHPRFYQKSILDKYQDKIREFEENFNITLSSPLK, encoded by the coding sequence ATGCCTGAACCTGCCCATACCTATAACCTGTCCATAGAAAGTCAGCTATCAGATGACTTGCTTAAAACTCTATTGTATTTTGATGTTTTCCAGTACCCTCTTACAAAAGATGAGTTACTGTTCTTTTGTCCTGCCGCTTGCGAAGATGCCCAGGTAGACCTGGCGCTGGTAGAACTTATTGACAAGGGAATGATATATAAGTTTGAGCGGTTTTATTCATTGCACAATGCACCTGCATTAGTAGAAAGAAGGCTTGCAGGCAATAATCTTGCGACACAAAGGATGAAAACTGCTAAACGAGTATCCCGGCTCATTTCATGGTTTCCTTTTGTACGGTCGGTGATGCTTTCGGGGTCTATTTCCAAAGGCTATATGGACAAAGGTAGTGATCTGGATTTCTTCATCGTCACGGCTCCGGGTAAACTTTGGATCACAAGAATGTTCCTTGTTCTTTTTAAAAGAATATTTCTTTTCAACTCTCATAAAAACTTCTGTGTCAATTACTTTATTGACACAGAGAACCTGGAAATTGAGGAACAAAATTTATTTACAGCAATTGAATCAGTAACATTAATTCCAACTTATGGAGAAAATTGTTACTATGAATTCTGGACTGCCAACCAATGGGTACAAAATTATTTTCCGAACTCAGCCCCAAGGGAAACAAATACAATAAGGAATGGTAACGCCCTGATCAAGTCTTTCTCTGAAAGACTATTCGACAACCGACTGGGAAATGCAATTGATCAATATTTCATGAACGTGACCTTGAAACGCTGGAAGCAGCTCTTCGAAAAGCGGTTTTCGAAGAGGGATTTTGAGGTAGCCTTTAAAACAAAAAAATATGCATCAAAGAACCACCCAAGGTTCTACCAGAAGAGTATACTGGATAAATATCAGGACAAGATTAGAGAGTTTGAAGAAAATTTTAATATAACCCTTAGCTCACCGCTAAAATGA
- a CDS encoding O-antigen ligase family protein, which yields MKALGIILLQIILLELILGGGGRFTAVGPVSLRMILFGIAIIYTAHSLWKQEKINSQYSALVLAFIIVTVISVLIGNSVKADSKLIFQDVKPLSYFLILPFFALTIQDKSLLINISKLFIYGSLFLSIAYLITIILMNGGIIPFKKFYALTSPTEEFFYRGELAFFYKGFIFLSIGLIFVYFIKPKHWAIMAAIIICAIILTFTRGFIFALLLTGFTYLLIHSVPLKLKLPSLLVLLIATIVLVYYGNDIYSNVSRVISKTEISSGFTRQFEPDKLLGNREFSDSERKKQLNQVLERTTIASVFLGHGFGIGVPVRPVHMEISYLEIFHKQGLLGLLFWGTVFLMLTKKFQASKFNQSPYSSAFYFGSLFIFFQSATNQYFNNPIGMSFILVALVCLDLTSKNDG from the coding sequence ATGAAAGCCCTGGGCATCATATTACTTCAAATTATACTTCTGGAGCTTATACTTGGCGGAGGTGGCAGGTTTACCGCCGTTGGACCAGTAAGCCTTAGAATGATCCTGTTTGGAATCGCTATAATATATACAGCTCACAGCTTATGGAAACAAGAAAAAATCAATAGTCAATACTCAGCCTTAGTTTTGGCCTTCATTATTGTTACCGTTATTTCTGTATTAATAGGTAATTCTGTTAAAGCAGATAGTAAGCTCATATTTCAAGATGTAAAACCCCTTTCTTATTTTCTAATCTTGCCATTTTTTGCCTTAACTATTCAGGACAAAAGTTTATTAATCAACATATCCAAGCTTTTTATTTATGGCTCTTTATTTCTAAGTATAGCTTATCTGATTACAATTATTCTTATGAATGGGGGAATTATCCCCTTTAAAAAATTCTATGCGCTTACTTCTCCAACAGAAGAGTTTTTTTACCGAGGCGAGCTGGCATTTTTCTATAAAGGATTTATTTTTTTAAGTATAGGCTTAATTTTCGTCTATTTTATAAAGCCCAAACACTGGGCAATAATGGCTGCCATTATCATTTGTGCTATTATACTCACCTTTACACGAGGTTTTATATTTGCCCTGCTCTTAACAGGATTTACATATCTTCTAATACATTCCGTGCCTTTAAAACTAAAATTGCCGTCGCTCTTGGTTTTGTTAATAGCCACAATAGTTTTAGTCTACTATGGTAATGACATATACTCCAATGTCAGCCGTGTAATATCAAAAACTGAGATAAGCTCCGGTTTTACCCGTCAGTTTGAACCTGATAAGCTTTTAGGTAATCGTGAATTTTCCGATAGTGAGAGAAAGAAACAATTAAATCAAGTATTAGAACGCACAACGATAGCCTCTGTATTCCTTGGCCACGGATTTGGTATTGGCGTACCCGTCCGTCCGGTACACATGGAGATCTCTTATTTGGAGATTTTTCACAAGCAAGGACTATTAGGCCTACTCTTTTGGGGTACTGTATTCTTGATGCTCACTAAAAAGTTTCAAGCTTCAAAGTTTAACCAATCTCCATATTCAAGCGCTTTTTACTTTGGCTCATTATTTATTTTTTTTCAATCCGCCACCAATCAATATTTCAATAACCCTATAGGTATGTCATTTATTTTGGTTGCCTTGGTATGCCTCGATCTAACTTCAAAAAACGATGGCTAA
- a CDS encoding glycosyltransferase family 2 protein: MAKISVCLATHNGEKYIREQIDSILPQLGIHDEIIVSDDGSEDTTISILHAYRDKRLKLVDCASKNSPIKNFENALNHCTGEIIFLSDQDDLWLAGKVKTMIQALEKFDLVLSDCYVVNEELQPMHSSLFDINKARPGFWKNLWKNSYTGCCMAFNRKVLSKALPFPKDIPMHDQWIGLVAELFFKTGIVDTKLSLYRRHDNTTTQTGDKSNYSLLSKIKFRLKLLKNLIHLYP; the protein is encoded by the coding sequence ATGGCTAAGATATCGGTTTGCCTGGCTACACATAATGGAGAAAAATACATTCGTGAACAAATAGACTCAATTCTTCCACAATTAGGTATCCATGATGAGATAATTGTTTCAGATGATGGGTCAGAAGACACAACCATTTCGATTTTACATGCGTACCGGGATAAACGTTTAAAATTAGTTGACTGCGCTTCGAAAAACAGCCCCATAAAAAATTTCGAGAATGCGCTTAACCATTGTACCGGTGAGATAATCTTTCTCTCAGATCAGGATGATCTATGGCTTGCCGGAAAAGTTAAAACTATGATACAGGCTCTGGAAAAATTTGATTTGGTGCTAAGTGACTGCTACGTTGTAAATGAGGAATTACAACCGATGCACTCTTCACTATTTGATATTAACAAAGCACGTCCAGGATTTTGGAAGAACTTGTGGAAAAACAGCTATACGGGCTGCTGTATGGCCTTCAATCGAAAAGTACTGAGCAAGGCTTTGCCCTTCCCTAAGGACATACCCATGCACGATCAGTGGATAGGGCTGGTTGCCGAGTTGTTTTTCAAGACTGGTATAGTTGATACAAAACTGAGCCTTTATAGGCGACACGATAATACCACAACACAAACAGGAGATAAAAGTAACTATAGTTTACTATCCAAAATAAAATTTCGATTAAAGCTATTGAAAAACCTAATCCACCTATACCCATGA